In one Terriglobales bacterium genomic region, the following are encoded:
- a CDS encoding CYCXC family (seleno)protein — MKRVLSAAFVALFAVTMSAQWLDTPAFHSGPPPKGEKLPAILAPAQVTGPGVDYPFQKHSYRLASRVDKVLYQQPCYCHCDKGHGHTSLRSCFESMHGAHCGICMQEAVYAYQQTKKGKTAAQIRQGIMAGDYKNVDLKASATLK; from the coding sequence ATGAAGCGCGTACTGAGCGCGGCCTTCGTCGCGTTATTTGCGGTCACCATGTCGGCGCAGTGGTTGGACACCCCGGCGTTCCACTCGGGTCCGCCGCCCAAGGGCGAGAAGCTGCCGGCCATCCTCGCGCCGGCGCAAGTCACCGGCCCAGGCGTCGACTATCCCTTCCAGAAGCACAGTTACCGGCTGGCCTCGCGCGTGGACAAGGTGCTCTACCAGCAGCCTTGCTATTGCCACTGCGACAAGGGGCACGGCCACACCAGCCTGCGCTCGTGCTTCGAGTCGATGCACGGCGCGCACTGCGGCATCTGCATGCAGGAGGCGGTCTACGCCTACCAGCAGACCAAGAAGGGCAAGACCGCGGCGCAGATCCGCCAGGGCATCATGGCGGGCGACTACAAGAACGTCGACCTGAAGGCTTCGGCCACCCTCAAGTAA
- the lepB gene encoding signal peptidase I, which translates to MDETPNPNPAPRRRFGTLRMWVRDLVISAIVSAFIIMFLYQPVKVEGTSMLPGLEDQERIFINKFVYKFESIQRGDIVVFRYPRDPSKSYIKRVIGVAGDKVVIRSGYVYVNGTLIQEPYVPVQFFDPRSYAETIVPEGSYYVLGDHRTMSNDSRDFGPVDADYIYGKAVFVYWPVGKLGILR; encoded by the coding sequence ATGGACGAGACGCCGAACCCGAACCCGGCTCCGCGACGCCGCTTCGGCACCCTGCGGATGTGGGTGCGCGACCTCGTCATCTCGGCCATCGTCTCGGCCTTCATCATCATGTTCCTGTACCAGCCGGTGAAGGTGGAAGGCACCAGCATGCTCCCGGGGCTCGAGGACCAGGAGCGCATCTTCATCAACAAGTTCGTCTACAAGTTCGAATCCATCCAGCGCGGCGACATCGTGGTGTTCCGCTACCCGCGCGACCCTTCCAAGAGCTACATCAAGCGCGTGATCGGCGTGGCGGGCGACAAGGTCGTCATCCGCAGCGGATACGTCTACGTGAACGGCACGCTGATCCAGGAGCCGTACGTGCCGGTGCAGTTCTTCGACCCGCGGTCGTATGCCGAGACGATCGTGCCCGAGGGCTCCTACTACGTGCTGGGCGACCACCGCACCATGTCAAACGACTCGCGCGACTTCGGGCCGGTCGACGCCGACTACATCTACGGCAAGGCGGTGTTCGTGTACTGGCCGGTGGGGAAGCTGGGGATCCTGCGGTAA